From a region of the Cyprinus carpio isolate SPL01 chromosome B21, ASM1834038v1, whole genome shotgun sequence genome:
- the LOC109058120 gene encoding phosducin-like protein, producing MTTLDDKILGEKLQYYYSSSEDEESDHEEEENASKTIRDQEVLDVELDYSADGSSVNTGPKGVINDWRKYKQLENEQRVEQQKEMERLIKKLSMTCKSHLEEEADRQKQKELQDKIAGKMNLRVDEEEEEEDDDDEAFLQQYRLQRMEEMRRQLCGGRRFEKLIDISSGEEFLRAVDEEGKNTLVLVHIYEPEVPACQAMDGSLLCLALQYPMVKFCRVQGSAVGTSALFRSSALPALLLYRGGELVGNLVRVSDQLGDDFYATDVEALLQEYGLLPEKYTQPNTHSSIRNAAVTHPNDSDSDLDID from the exons ATGACAACTCTTGATGATAAGATCCTTGGGGAGAAGCTGCAGTATTACTACAGCAGCAGTGAGGATGAAGAGAGCGATCATGAGGAAGAGGAGAACGCATCCAAAACCATCCGCGACCAGGAGGTGCTGGATGTGGAACTGGACTACAGTGCAGATGGCAGTTCGGTCAACACTG GGCCGAAGGGAGTGATCAATGACTGGCGTAAATACAAACAGCTGGAGAACGAGCAGCGCGTGGAGCAGCAGAAAGAGATGGAGCGACTCATCAAGAAACTCAGCATGACCTGCAAGTCGCATCTGGAGGAAGAAGccgacagacagaaacagaaggAGCTGCAGGATAAGATCGCAGGCAAA ATGAACCTCCGTGtggacgaagaagaagaagaggaggatgatgatgatgaagcctTCCTCCAGCAGTATCGGCTGCAGCGCATGGAGGAGATGCGGCGGCAGCTGTGTGGAGGGCGGCGCTTCGAAAAGTTGATTGACATCTCTTCAGGGGAGGAGTTCCTGCGTGCTGTAGACGAGGAGGGCAAGAACACTCTGGTGCTGGTCCATATCTACGAGCCAGAGGTGCCCGCCTGCCAGGCCATGGATGGAAGCCTGCTCTGCCTCGCACTGCAGTACCCAATG GTGAAGTTCTGTCGGGTCCAGGGCTCTGCAGTCGGCACCAGCGCTCTTTTCCGGAGTTCGGCTTTGCCGGCCCTGCTGCTGTACCGCGGCGGTGAGCTGGTGGGGAATCTGGTGCGTGTGTCCGATCAGCTCGGAGATGATTTCTATGCCACAGACGTCGAAGCTCTGCTGCAGGAATACGGGCTTCTTCCCGAGAAATACACACAGCCAAACACACACTCGTCTATTCGCAATGCCGCTGTCACTCACCCTAACGATTCGGACAGTGACTTGGATATAGACTAA